One genomic segment of Paenibacillus sp. FSL H8-0332 includes these proteins:
- a CDS encoding X2-like carbohydrate binding domain-containing protein, which produces MSRKRIRRLGILVLLTAMSGSLFNVAPAVTHAAASEDYSWNSVATGAGGGFVPGIIFNQTEPNLIYARTDIGGAYRWNEANGSWIPLNDSVGWADWNKNGVDALATDPVDPDKVYMATGTYTNSWDGNGQIMRSSDRGDTWQSTALPFKVGGNMPGRSAGERLVIDPNKNSILFFGARSGNGLWRSADSGVTWSKVTSFTNVGTYVQNPGNEYQSDIVGLSWITFDKSTGAAGQATQTIYVGVADTAKSVFRSTDGGATWSALPGQPVGLLPHHGELSATGDLYLTYSDGVGPYDGRKGEVWKYNTTSGVWKNISPSTGADNFYGFGGLALDAQHPNTLMVASLNAWWPDEVIFRSKDGGETWSRIWDWGSYPERNYKFEMDITAAPWLNLGLTSSSLDPAPKMGWMMGDLEIDPFNSNRMMYGTGATIYGTNNLGAWDTGGKVKISVMAKGVEETAVLGLISPPAGAHLITALGDVSGFRYEDLTAAPVKFQTSPSWSSTNSIDYAELDPAYVVRVGGMDKEKYPNGKSIGISNDNGKNWYMPNAEPSKGGSTTVGQGQVAVSASGNALLWSTSDIGVFYSKSGGNSWTASSGIPAGAKIASDRVNPNKFYGFYEGKLYVSTDSGATFTATAATGLPANNVNGLQPSQAQVSLKAMPGVEGDIWFAGGHPQDKYGIWHSTNSGASFTKLSNVEEADLIGFGKAAPGENYMALYTVAQIDGVRGVFRSDDAGASWVRINDDNHQYARINMAITGDPRIYGRVYLGTNGRGTLYADPVNPPAAGSVITPVTASFDKKTGNQSDIAVTMTLNGNTLDSITNGAAALTAGTDYTVSGSTVTIHKSYLAAQPVGATTLSFHFSAGAAKTLTVTVADTTSTANDSTITPVTASFDKKTGNQSDIEVTMTLNGNTLASIKNGSAALTAGTDYTVSGSAVTIHKAYLAAQAVGTTTLSFQFSAGAPQSLAVTVTDTTAPVDGGLKVQMFNSSTANDVNALSPRIKLVNTGTAAVSLSDVKLRYYYTSDGEQAQNFFCDWSQVGSANVTGTFVKLPSALSGSDHYLELGFTAAAGSLAPGASIDIQMRASKADWSNYSQTGDFSFNPAGTAPADWAKLPAYISGSLVWGNEPL; this is translated from the coding sequence ATGAGTCGAAAACGTATCCGAAGACTAGGAATACTCGTCCTGCTGACAGCGATGTCAGGCTCTTTGTTTAACGTTGCTCCCGCTGTAACCCATGCCGCAGCCAGTGAAGACTACAGCTGGAACAGTGTGGCTACCGGTGCGGGCGGCGGTTTTGTGCCGGGGATTATTTTCAACCAGACGGAACCGAATCTGATCTATGCACGGACGGATATTGGCGGGGCTTACCGCTGGAACGAGGCGAACGGGAGCTGGATTCCGCTGAATGACTCGGTCGGCTGGGCGGACTGGAACAAGAATGGTGTCGATGCGCTGGCTACCGATCCGGTTGATCCGGACAAGGTGTATATGGCAACCGGGACGTACACGAATTCCTGGGATGGTAATGGTCAAATTATGCGTTCCAGCGACCGTGGGGATACCTGGCAGTCTACGGCGCTTCCGTTCAAGGTTGGCGGCAATATGCCTGGACGTTCAGCCGGGGAACGGCTGGTGATTGACCCGAATAAGAACAGTATCCTGTTCTTCGGGGCGCGGAGCGGGAACGGTCTGTGGAGAAGCGCGGATTCCGGGGTGACCTGGTCCAAGGTTACCTCCTTCACTAACGTAGGGACGTATGTCCAGAATCCGGGGAATGAGTATCAGAGTGATATCGTGGGCTTGTCCTGGATTACTTTTGATAAAAGCACGGGCGCTGCCGGACAAGCTACCCAGACGATCTATGTCGGAGTCGCGGATACCGCCAAAAGTGTGTTCCGCAGCACGGATGGAGGAGCAACCTGGTCGGCGCTGCCGGGGCAGCCGGTAGGCCTGCTTCCGCATCATGGGGAGCTGTCGGCAACCGGCGATCTGTACCTTACCTACAGTGACGGGGTCGGGCCGTATGACGGACGCAAGGGTGAGGTCTGGAAATACAACACAACCAGCGGCGTCTGGAAAAACATCAGCCCGTCGACCGGAGCTGACAACTTCTACGGCTTCGGGGGGCTTGCGCTAGATGCCCAGCATCCGAATACGCTTATGGTCGCCAGCCTCAATGCCTGGTGGCCGGACGAGGTGATCTTCCGCAGCAAGGATGGCGGGGAGACCTGGAGCCGGATCTGGGATTGGGGCAGCTACCCGGAACGTAACTACAAGTTCGAGATGGATATCACAGCGGCTCCGTGGCTTAATCTTGGGCTGACTTCGAGCTCGCTTGATCCTGCACCGAAGATGGGCTGGATGATGGGGGACCTTGAGATTGACCCGTTCAACTCGAACCGGATGATGTACGGCACAGGTGCTACGATCTACGGTACGAATAACTTGGGAGCCTGGGACACAGGCGGCAAGGTCAAGATATCCGTGATGGCCAAAGGGGTAGAAGAGACCGCAGTGCTTGGTCTGATCAGCCCGCCAGCGGGTGCCCATCTGATTACCGCGCTTGGCGATGTGTCCGGCTTCCGGTATGAGGATCTAACAGCGGCACCAGTCAAGTTCCAGACCAGCCCTTCCTGGTCCAGCACGAACAGTATCGATTATGCGGAGCTGGACCCGGCCTATGTTGTCCGTGTCGGCGGTATGGACAAAGAGAAATATCCGAACGGTAAGTCGATTGGGATCTCGAATGACAACGGAAAAAACTGGTACATGCCGAATGCAGAACCCTCCAAAGGAGGCAGTACCACGGTAGGGCAGGGGCAGGTAGCTGTATCTGCCAGTGGGAATGCGCTTCTGTGGAGCACCTCGGATATCGGGGTCTTTTACTCCAAGTCAGGCGGCAACTCCTGGACAGCGAGCAGCGGAATTCCTGCCGGAGCGAAGATAGCATCCGACCGGGTGAATCCGAATAAATTCTATGGCTTCTATGAGGGCAAGCTCTATGTCAGTACAGATAGCGGAGCCACCTTCACAGCTACGGCTGCGACCGGCTTGCCAGCCAATAACGTGAACGGCCTGCAGCCGAGCCAGGCGCAAGTGAGCCTAAAGGCCATGCCGGGCGTGGAAGGCGATATCTGGTTTGCCGGAGGACATCCGCAGGATAAGTATGGCATATGGCATTCTACCAACTCAGGTGCCAGCTTCACGAAGCTGAGCAATGTGGAAGAAGCGGACCTGATCGGGTTCGGTAAGGCCGCACCGGGTGAGAATTACATGGCACTCTATACGGTGGCCCAGATTGATGGTGTTAGAGGAGTCTTCCGTTCGGATGACGCCGGAGCCAGCTGGGTGCGGATTAATGATGATAATCATCAGTATGCCAGAATCAATATGGCGATTACAGGAGATCCGCGCATTTATGGCCGTGTCTATCTCGGGACTAATGGCCGCGGGACCTTATATGCTGATCCGGTGAACCCTCCGGCAGCTGGCTCTGTCATCACGCCGGTCACTGCCAGCTTCGATAAGAAGACGGGGAATCAGAGCGACATTGCAGTAACGATGACCTTGAATGGGAATACCCTGGATTCCATTACCAATGGGGCTGCGGCGTTAACGGCCGGAACAGATTATACAGTCAGCGGTTCAACGGTGACGATTCACAAGTCTTATCTGGCGGCACAGCCGGTCGGAGCAACAACACTAAGCTTCCATTTCAGTGCCGGAGCTGCGAAGACCTTAACGGTTACGGTGGCAGATACGACATCAACGGCCAACGATTCTACAATAACACCAGTCACGGCCAGCTTCGACAAGAAGACAGGGAACCAGAGCGACATCGAAGTGACGATGACCTTGAACGGGAATACTTTAGCTTCTATTAAAAATGGTTCGGCGGCGTTAACCGCCGGAACGGATTATACGGTGAGCGGATCAGCTGTGACGATCCACAAGGCGTATCTGGCAGCACAGGCTGTGGGAACAACCACGCTGAGCTTCCAGTTCAGTGCAGGCGCACCGCAGAGCCTGGCGGTCACGGTGACAGATACGACAGCGCCGGTGGACGGCGGTCTGAAGGTCCAGATGTTCAATAGCAGCACGGCTAATGATGTCAATGCCCTCAGCCCGCGGATCAAGCTGGTGAATACCGGCACAGCGGCAGTCTCACTATCTGATGTGAAGCTCAGATATTATTACACCAGTGATGGCGAGCAGGCCCAGAATTTCTTCTGTGACTGGTCCCAGGTAGGAAGCGCCAATGTTACAGGGACGTTCGTGAAGCTTCCGTCAGCCTTGAGCGGATCGGATCATTACCTGGAGCTGGGCTTCACAGCAGCAGCAGGCTCGCTTGCTCCGGGAGCCAGTATCGATATCCAGATGCGGGCCTCCAAGGCAGATTGGAGCAATTACTCCCAGACCGGCGATTTTTCCTTCAATCCAGCTGGCACTGCTCCTGCGGATTGGGCTAAGCTTCCGGCTTACATCTCCGGCAGTCTGGTATGGGGGAATGAGCCCTTGTAA
- a CDS encoding sigma-70 family RNA polymerase sigma factor: MTEEELRDCLQRLEQGDKEAFTLLHNTIRQQVYGTVCLLVNRQADVADVVNEIYIELFRSLSKYDGKRPFGAWLNGMIVRQCSNWKRRSWRRLRLMNRSREHAAESLYPGADAQLLVQEQQGELMQLVSGLPPKLRSVIVLRYYGECSYDEIATALDIPLGTAKSRHHKALRKLRQQADFTEEEEMKGEWTCLPKVN; this comes from the coding sequence ATGACAGAAGAAGAGCTTCGGGATTGTCTGCAAAGGCTGGAACAAGGAGATAAAGAAGCATTCACCTTACTACATAATACCATTAGGCAGCAGGTATACGGGACGGTCTGTCTACTGGTTAACCGTCAGGCGGATGTGGCCGATGTAGTCAATGAAATCTACATCGAACTGTTCCGCAGTCTGTCGAAGTATGATGGCAAGCGGCCATTCGGGGCATGGTTGAACGGAATGATTGTGAGACAATGCAGCAATTGGAAGCGGAGGAGCTGGCGCAGGCTGCGGCTCATGAACCGCAGCCGGGAGCATGCAGCTGAGAGTCTGTATCCGGGGGCGGACGCGCAGCTTCTGGTCCAGGAACAGCAGGGAGAGCTGATGCAGCTGGTCAGCGGACTGCCGCCTAAGCTCCGTAGCGTAATTGTCCTGCGTTACTATGGGGAATGCAGCTATGACGAGATTGCCACTGCCCTGGACATACCGCTGGGAACCGCCAAATCCAGGCACCATAAGGCGCTGCGTAAGCTGCGGCAGCAAGCGGATTTTACGGAGGAAGAGGAGATGAAGGGGGAATGGACATGTCTGCCGAAAGTCAACTGA
- a CDS encoding nitroreductase family protein: MSTFSELVQSRRSANNFLEGVTIPQSELEEMFSLARLAPSAYNLQHTHYKVISDNTVKEAIRNDAYGQYKIHTASAVIAVLGDKNAYLQAPEIYSGLKLLGAMSEDAYEQTIQSINDAYTGNDAFQRDEAIRNASLSAMQFMLIAKDKGWDTCPMIGFNPEAVKATLGLGDHMVPVMLITIGKDNQHKIRPRGYRKPVNEFVEFI; this comes from the coding sequence ATGAGTACTTTTTCCGAATTGGTGCAGTCCCGCAGATCAGCTAATAATTTCTTGGAAGGTGTTACAATTCCGCAGAGCGAACTTGAAGAGATGTTCTCCCTGGCCCGTCTGGCTCCCTCGGCTTATAATCTTCAGCACACGCATTACAAGGTAATCAGCGATAATACCGTGAAGGAAGCCATCCGCAATGATGCGTATGGTCAATACAAGATCCACACTGCATCGGCTGTTATTGCGGTGCTGGGTGACAAGAATGCCTATCTGCAGGCTCCCGAAATCTATAGCGGGCTTAAGCTGCTGGGAGCGATGAGCGAGGATGCATACGAGCAAACCATTCAATCCATCAACGATGCTTATACCGGGAACGATGCGTTCCAGCGGGATGAAGCGATCCGCAATGCTTCTCTGTCGGCGATGCAGTTCATGCTGATTGCCAAGGATAAGGGCTGGGATACCTGCCCGATGATCGGCTTCAATCCGGAGGCTGTCAAGGCTACCCTCGGTCTCGGCGACCATATGGTTCCGGTGATGCTGATTACGATCGGCAAGGATAACCAGCACAAGATCAGACCGCGCGGATACCGCAAGCCGGTTAATGAGTTTGTGGAATTTATCTAA
- a CDS encoding DUF1641 domain-containing protein, producing MSETVTQSLPEQEIPEAAPPREDVLKELLKPEVQQSLINLVEQLPQITEMVSILSKSLEFVQSVATDEVLKNDTVGAIKEMAGPVVGTAKNLAATVIEAKDRADASSETISLFGMMKMIKDPQVQKALRFMNAYLQVSGERQSGK from the coding sequence ATGTCAGAAACTGTTACTCAATCCCTGCCTGAACAAGAAATACCTGAAGCAGCCCCTCCCAGAGAGGATGTGCTGAAAGAGCTTTTGAAGCCGGAGGTTCAGCAATCTCTGATTAATCTGGTCGAACAGCTGCCGCAGATCACAGAAATGGTTAGTATTTTGTCCAAATCACTAGAGTTTGTGCAGTCGGTTGCTACGGATGAAGTACTCAAAAATGATACGGTCGGTGCGATCAAGGAAATGGCGGGTCCTGTGGTGGGCACTGCCAAGAATCTGGCGGCCACAGTCATTGAAGCGAAAGACCGCGCAGATGCAAGCAGCGAAACGATCAGCCTGTTCGGCATGATGAAGATGATCAAGGACCCGCAGGTACAGAAGGCTCTCCGGTTCATGAATGCCTATCTGCAAGTCAGCGGTGAACGTCAATCGGGTAAATAG
- a CDS encoding NAD(P)/FAD-dependent oxidoreductase, which yields MSKHIVILGAGYGGLLSALTVRKYMSKAEAKITVVNQYPTHQIITELHRLAAGSASEQAVAMPLAKLFTGKDIDLKIAKVNSFSAENKQVILSDGVMLTYDALVVGLGSTTAYFGIPGLEEYSMVLKSAADALRIRRHIEDRIRDYSKTRNAADATILIGGGGLTGVELVGEIADILPKLTKQYGVNPAEIKLLLVEAGPKILPVLPEHLIERATASLEKRGVQFLTGLPVTKVADNTIDLKDGQQIVANTFVWTGGVQGNPLVGESGLEVNRGRATVNEFLQSTSHANVFVAGDSAVVFAPDGRPYPPTAQIAWQMGELIGYNLFAYLNDKPQETFSPVNSGTLASLGRKDGVAIVGGNSTPLKGLPATLMKEASNIRYLTHIHGLFSLAY from the coding sequence ATGTCAAAACATATAGTAATTCTAGGTGCAGGCTACGGCGGGCTGCTAAGTGCCTTAACCGTACGTAAATATATGAGCAAAGCGGAAGCCAAAATTACGGTAGTCAATCAGTATCCAACTCACCAGATTATTACAGAATTGCACAGGCTTGCAGCGGGCAGTGCATCTGAACAGGCGGTTGCCATGCCGCTTGCGAAGCTGTTCACCGGTAAGGATATTGATCTGAAAATTGCCAAGGTCAATTCGTTCTCCGCTGAGAACAAGCAGGTTATTCTCTCGGACGGCGTCATGCTGACCTATGATGCTCTCGTTGTTGGACTGGGCAGTACCACCGCGTACTTTGGTATTCCGGGACTTGAAGAGTACAGCATGGTGCTGAAATCAGCAGCAGATGCGCTCCGGATTCGCCGGCACATTGAAGACCGGATTCGTGACTACTCCAAAACACGAAACGCGGCAGATGCTACGATTCTGATCGGCGGCGGCGGACTGACCGGCGTAGAGCTGGTAGGCGAAATTGCCGACATTCTGCCTAAGCTGACGAAGCAATATGGAGTGAATCCTGCTGAGATCAAGCTTTTGCTTGTTGAAGCGGGTCCGAAGATTCTCCCTGTCCTGCCGGAACATCTGATTGAGCGTGCTACGGCCAGCCTGGAGAAGCGCGGGGTTCAGTTCCTGACTGGTCTTCCGGTTACGAAGGTAGCCGACAATACGATTGATCTGAAGGATGGGCAGCAGATTGTGGCGAACACCTTCGTCTGGACCGGCGGGGTGCAGGGCAATCCGCTGGTTGGTGAATCGGGTCTTGAAGTCAACCGCGGCCGGGCCACGGTAAATGAGTTCCTGCAGTCGACTTCACACGCAAATGTATTTGTAGCCGGGGATAGCGCCGTTGTTTTCGCGCCGGATGGCCGTCCTTATCCGCCAACGGCACAGATCGCCTGGCAGATGGGTGAGCTGATTGGCTACAATCTGTTCGCTTATCTTAATGATAAACCGCAGGAGACCTTCAGCCCGGTAAATTCCGGTACACTCGCCAGCCTGGGACGCAAAGACGGAGTAGCCATTGTTGGCGGTAACTCCACTCCGCTGAAGGGGCTGCCGGCCACGCTGATGAAGGAAGCCAGCAATATCCGTTACTTGACTCATATCCATGGCTTGTTCAGCCTGGCCTATTAA
- a CDS encoding SGNH/GDSL hydrolase family protein has protein sequence MPFQKNDIILFQGDSITDCGRNYADASSLGVGYALMAGARLGLQYAEKNLTFLNRGISGNRAVDLQERWERDCLALKPTWVSIYIGINDTWRWYDSGQETTAAEFESSYRDLIERTKQHLDAKLVLVEPFVLPVPEDRKGWRQDLDPKIHVVRELAREYGAVLVPLDGLFAAASVKAEPAFWAGDGVHPSPAGHALIADAWMKAVGAIS, from the coding sequence ATGCCATTTCAAAAGAACGATATCATCCTGTTTCAGGGGGATAGTATCACAGATTGTGGACGCAATTACGCCGATGCCTCATCGCTGGGTGTAGGTTACGCGCTGATGGCTGGCGCCCGGCTTGGCCTTCAGTATGCGGAGAAGAATCTTACGTTCCTGAACCGCGGAATCAGCGGCAACCGGGCGGTCGATCTGCAGGAGCGCTGGGAGAGGGATTGTCTTGCGCTGAAGCCAACCTGGGTGTCTATTTATATTGGAATAAATGATACCTGGCGGTGGTATGATTCCGGGCAGGAGACTACAGCGGCGGAATTCGAGTCGTCCTACCGGGATCTGATTGAACGTACCAAGCAGCATCTGGATGCCAAGCTGGTGCTGGTGGAGCCGTTCGTATTGCCGGTGCCGGAAGACCGCAAGGGCTGGCGTCAGGATTTGGACCCGAAAATTCATGTCGTGCGTGAGCTGGCCCGTGAATACGGCGCTGTGCTCGTGCCGCTGGATGGTCTGTTCGCAGCGGCATCTGTCAAGGCTGAACCTGCCTTCTGGGCGGGGGATGGCGTGCATCCTTCGCCTGCAGGACATGCCTTAATCGCCGATGCCTGGATGAAGGCCGTAGGTGCAATAAGCTAA
- the map gene encoding type I methionyl aminopeptidase produces the protein MTSETLQDMQGLKAAGAVVGHTIAEMKKSVVPGMTTAELDEVGAKILNHFGAKSAPKVTYNFPGTTCISVNEEVAHGIPGQRVIQAGDLINIDVSAELNGYFGDAGVSFQLPPYNEKLIHLCRSTEETMMSVINHLRAGMKVNEIGRVMESEARKRGYKVVRNLCSHGIGKALHEKPFEILPFYNPRVTTVLKEGQVITIEPFLSTGTDFVEQQPDGWTLSVADNSRVAQFEHTIVVTKGKPIILTSA, from the coding sequence ATGACGAGCGAGACGCTCCAGGATATGCAAGGACTGAAGGCGGCGGGTGCAGTGGTGGGCCACACCATCGCGGAGATGAAGAAAAGTGTAGTTCCCGGAATGACGACTGCGGAGCTGGATGAAGTGGGGGCGAAGATTCTGAACCATTTTGGCGCAAAATCTGCTCCAAAGGTAACCTACAACTTCCCTGGAACGACCTGTATCAGTGTCAATGAAGAAGTGGCGCATGGAATTCCGGGGCAACGTGTGATTCAGGCCGGAGATCTGATTAATATTGATGTCTCTGCCGAGCTGAACGGTTATTTTGGCGATGCCGGGGTATCGTTTCAACTGCCTCCATATAATGAGAAGCTGATCCACCTCTGCCGGAGTACGGAAGAGACCATGATGAGCGTGATTAATCACCTCCGGGCAGGCATGAAGGTTAACGAGATCGGCCGGGTTATGGAGTCGGAAGCACGGAAGCGCGGCTATAAAGTCGTGCGTAACCTGTGCAGCCACGGCATCGGCAAAGCGTTGCATGAGAAGCCGTTTGAGATTCTGCCCTTCTATAATCCGCGTGTAACGACGGTGCTGAAAGAAGGCCAGGTCATAACCATCGAGCCGTTTCTGTCCACAGGCACTGATTTTGTAGAGCAGCAGCCGGATGGCTGGACACTCAGCGTTGCCGACAACAGCCGCGTAGCCCAGTTTGAGCATACGATTGTGGTCACCAAGGGCAAGCCGATTATTTTGACCAGTGCTTGA
- a CDS encoding carboxymuconolactone decarboxylase family protein: MQESFSKIGGFIKVDNVSQVSQAFMTFMKEAPEQQKALGEIVKKLDAASSLDAKTEEIAYISVLAAVRLESGLPFHVKHAKALGATRDEIISAVLLPLPAVGNVVIQALPVALQAYDSE, encoded by the coding sequence ATGCAAGAATCTTTTTCCAAAATCGGAGGGTTTATTAAAGTGGATAATGTATCGCAAGTCAGTCAAGCCTTTATGACGTTTATGAAGGAAGCGCCGGAGCAGCAAAAGGCCCTTGGCGAAATTGTGAAGAAACTGGATGCCGCAAGCAGTCTGGATGCTAAAACCGAGGAGATTGCTTATATTTCCGTACTCGCGGCGGTTAGGCTGGAGAGTGGGCTGCCCTTTCATGTCAAGCATGCCAAAGCGCTCGGCGCAACCCGAGATGAGATCATCAGCGCAGTGCTGCTGCCCCTTCCGGCAGTAGGCAATGTGGTGATTCAGGCCCTGCCGGTGGCTTTGCAGGCGTATGACAGTGAATAG
- a CDS encoding Rrf2 family transcriptional regulator: protein MNISTRFAVAIHILTLIDSNKDGKSTSEWIAGSVNTNPVVIRRLTGMLNKAGLVEVRPGVAGAKLARSAADITLLQIYKAVNAVEEDSLFSVHEHPNPECPVGKNIAGAIVPVFSLAQKAMENVLQEVTLDQIVHQIPVA, encoded by the coding sequence ATGAACATCAGCACGCGGTTTGCGGTGGCTATTCATATTCTAACCTTAATTGACAGCAATAAAGACGGCAAAAGCACCTCCGAATGGATCGCCGGCAGCGTGAATACAAATCCGGTGGTAATACGCCGCCTTACGGGTATGCTGAATAAAGCCGGACTGGTGGAGGTCCGTCCCGGTGTGGCCGGAGCGAAGCTTGCCCGCAGTGCAGCTGATATTACGCTGCTGCAGATTTATAAAGCGGTGAATGCGGTGGAAGAGGACTCTCTGTTTTCTGTCCATGAGCATCCGAACCCGGAGTGTCCGGTAGGCAAGAACATTGCAGGCGCTATTGTTCCAGTGTTCTCTCTTGCGCAGAAGGCGATGGAGAATGTACTGCAGGAGGTCACCCTGGATCAGATCGTACATCAGATTCCTGTGGCTTGA
- a CDS encoding DUF4085 family protein, whose protein sequence is MKFFTIPWYEEMQVRGFMVFPETEQDWLEDVAWHVAEGISYEERAKDFLEHMKKDLLKYLPGYFHASIHDGTINSTYPASEFKERALQWSREYDERLQANFREYRKGYEAIKDKLPANAVQLVENNLHDARVISYTMPSEGVLEMILDCGGAMHYQCEIKLTFSGVSGLCLPEPLEKKYWLYDEIYAVEQGFELRVLMGSPPSELRITAQNVSVEILGEPK, encoded by the coding sequence ATGAAGTTTTTTACTATACCCTGGTATGAAGAAATGCAGGTGCGCGGGTTCATGGTCTTCCCGGAGACAGAGCAGGACTGGCTGGAAGATGTGGCCTGGCATGTGGCAGAAGGGATCAGCTATGAGGAGCGGGCCAAGGATTTTCTGGAACATATGAAAAAAGATCTGCTGAAATACCTACCCGGGTACTTCCACGCTTCGATACATGACGGAACCATAAATTCCACCTATCCTGCGTCTGAGTTCAAGGAACGGGCGTTACAGTGGAGTAGGGAGTATGACGAACGGCTGCAAGCAAATTTCAGAGAATACCGCAAAGGCTATGAAGCTATTAAGGATAAACTCCCTGCCAATGCCGTACAACTAGTAGAGAATAATCTGCATGATGCCAGAGTAATCTCCTATACCATGCCTTCAGAAGGTGTATTGGAGATGATTCTGGACTGCGGCGGGGCGATGCATTACCAGTGTGAGATTAAGCTAACGTTCAGCGGTGTGAGCGGACTGTGCTTGCCGGAACCGCTGGAGAAGAAATATTGGCTGTATGACGAGATCTATGCCGTGGAGCAGGGATTCGAGCTACGGGTTCTGATGGGTTCCCCGCCGAGTGAACTAAGAATTACAGCACAGAATGTATCGGTAGAAATCCTTGGTGAACCTAAATAA
- a CDS encoding VOC family protein encodes MTATAILPQQLEIGLVQIRVSHLERSLSFYQNVIGLKVLRQQGRVVELTADGQQVLLVLREIEQAQVLRRNSVAGLYHFAILLPDRPSLGLVLRNLIDSGISVGQGDHLVSEALYIEDPDHNGIELYRDRPRDTWKYEATGNVVMTTDPVDVDGLLAASEGLSWTGLPAGTVMGHVHFHVGDLAEAKKFYVDALGFTVTAHYGDAAMFISAGGYHHHMGLNTWAGKGAPAAPANAAGIDYFTLLLPDIQEVHEVAERVKRAGYRVEEEGGIITLRDPWNIGIQLLVKR; translated from the coding sequence ATGACAGCAACAGCTATATTACCGCAACAACTGGAAATTGGACTTGTACAGATCCGTGTAAGTCATTTGGAGCGCTCGCTCAGCTTTTATCAGAATGTGATCGGACTGAAGGTTCTGCGGCAGCAAGGGCGCGTGGTAGAGCTGACGGCGGATGGCCAGCAGGTGCTGCTTGTTCTGCGGGAGATTGAGCAGGCTCAGGTGCTGCGCCGGAACTCGGTGGCCGGATTGTACCATTTTGCAATTCTGCTGCCGGACCGGCCCTCTCTGGGACTGGTGCTGCGCAATCTGATCGACTCCGGGATATCGGTGGGCCAGGGGGATCATCTGGTCAGTGAAGCTCTGTACATTGAGGACCCTGATCATAACGGAATCGAGCTGTACCGCGACCGGCCCCGTGACACCTGGAAGTACGAAGCAACAGGTAATGTGGTCATGACTACCGATCCGGTGGATGTGGACGGTCTGCTGGCTGCATCGGAAGGCCTGAGCTGGACCGGGCTGCCTGCCGGCACTGTAATGGGTCATGTTCACTTCCATGTCGGCGATCTGGCAGAGGCCAAGAAATTCTATGTGGATGCCCTTGGATTCACGGTGACCGCCCATTACGGCGATGCGGCCATGTTCATCTCGGCTGGAGGCTATCATCATCATATGGGGCTGAATACCTGGGCTGGCAAGGGTGCTCCGGCGGCTCCTGCGAATGCGGCGGGCATCGATTATTTTACACTATTGCTCCCTGACATTCAGGAAGTGCATGAAGTGGCTGAACGTGTGAAGCGTGCCGGATACCGTGTGGAAGAAGAAGGCGGGATCATCACTCTAAGGGACCCGTGGAATATAGGCATACAACTGCTAGTGAAACGCTAA